One part of the Streptomyces ferrugineus genome encodes these proteins:
- a CDS encoding LacI family DNA-binding transcriptional regulator has translation MVRITDVARHAGVSPSTVSYALSGKRPISEETRRRVAESIRTLGYRPHAGARTPTGRMSNVLALVVPLRAGIDVRVAMRFAVSVVTTARRHGHDVLLLTQEESEEGLRRITETASADGLIVMDVQLHDPRLPLLRSLDRPSVLIGFPADPAGLTCVDLDFEAAGERCVEHLVRLGHRVVALVGSPPEVYVRGTAFAQRVVRGFTTAADRERLTSAVHPCEASPAAAHAVAGQLLREHPGLTGLVVHNEAILEPLIDAFEGLGLRVPVDLSVTAICPDELAESVRVPVTSVALPAAEVAARAVELLVGKLGGEGVPGVTLLAPRLTERGSTGRRAGA, from the coding sequence ATGGTGAGGATCACGGATGTGGCGCGGCACGCCGGGGTCTCCCCCAGCACGGTGTCGTACGCGCTGAGCGGCAAGCGCCCGATCTCCGAGGAGACCCGGCGCCGCGTGGCGGAGTCCATCCGCACCCTGGGCTACCGCCCGCACGCCGGCGCCCGCACGCCGACCGGCCGCATGTCGAACGTGCTGGCGCTGGTGGTGCCGTTGCGGGCCGGCATCGACGTACGGGTGGCGATGCGGTTCGCGGTGTCGGTGGTGACGACCGCCCGGCGCCACGGCCATGACGTGCTGCTGCTGACCCAGGAGGAGAGCGAGGAGGGGCTGCGGCGAATCACGGAGACGGCGTCGGCGGACGGGCTGATCGTGATGGACGTGCAGTTGCACGATCCGCGGCTGCCCCTGCTGCGCAGCCTGGACCGGCCGTCGGTGCTGATCGGCTTCCCTGCGGATCCGGCGGGTCTGACCTGCGTCGACCTCGACTTCGAGGCGGCGGGCGAGCGGTGCGTGGAGCATCTGGTGCGGCTCGGGCACCGGGTGGTGGCGCTGGTGGGGTCGCCGCCGGAGGTGTACGTACGGGGGACGGCGTTCGCCCAGCGGGTGGTGCGGGGCTTCACGACGGCCGCCGATCGGGAGCGGCTCACCTCCGCCGTACATCCGTGCGAGGCGTCGCCCGCGGCGGCACATGCGGTCGCCGGGCAACTGCTGCGGGAGCACCCTGGATTGACGGGGCTCGTCGTCCACAACGAGGCGATCCTGGAGCCCCTGATCGACGCCTTCGAGGGGCTGGGGCTGCGGGTGCCGGTCGATCTGTCGGTCACCGCGATTTGCCCGGATGAGCTGGCCGAGTCGGTGCGGGTGCCGGTGACGTCCGTCGCGCTGCCGGCCGCGGAGGTGGCGGCGCGGGCGGTGGAACTGCTGGTGGGGAAGCTGGGCGGGGAGGGGGTGCCGGGGGTGACTCTGCTGGCGCCGAGGTTGACGGAGAGGGGGAGTACGGGGCGGCGGGCGGGGGCGTGA
- the yicI gene encoding alpha-xylosidase encodes MKFTDGYWLLREGVTAAHPAEVLDVIEQDGALEIHAPTRPIRSRGDLMTGPVVTIRAHTPMPDVIGLTLTHFAGGAPRGPEFELAESAGTDPRISSDDEHVTLTSGALSVRFARTGPWQVDFLAGGRTLTASGPKSMGIMRDATGAHYLREQLDLRVGTSVYGLGERFGPLVRNGQVVDVWQSDGGTCSEQAYKNVPFFLTDAGYGVFVDHPGKVSFEVASEVVSRAQFSAETQELTYYVIHGPTPKDILRRYTALTGRPALPPAWSFGLWLSTSFTTSYDEETVTSFVDGMRERELPLSVFHFDCFWMREFHWCDFRWDPRVFPDPEGMLARLKAKGLRVSVWINPYIAQRSPLFAEGRALGHLLRRPDGGVWQWDMWQPGMALVDFTSPAARDWYAAKLEALLAQGVDCFKTDFGERVPLDVTWSDGSDPERMHNYYTYLYNRTVFDVLRKHRGEQEAVVFGRSATTGSQRFPVHWGGDCEATYESMAESLRGGLSLGLSGFGYWSHDIGGFEGTPSPALFKRWLAFGLLSSHSRLHGSSSYRVPWLIDEESVDVARHFTRLKLRLMPYLYEAARTAHAEGVPMMRAMVLEFPDDPGCAHLERQYMLGPDLLVAPVFSDEGEVTYYVPEGTWTHYLTGRTVTGPRWVRERHGFRSVPLLVRPGAVIPVGAVADRPDYEHADGVTLRVFGLERGERRVVRVGEVAFTVVREGDALRASCSDPAGPWGLAAGDREVRAAAGTGLLTLEPA; translated from the coding sequence ATGAAGTTCACCGACGGCTACTGGTTGTTGCGCGAGGGCGTCACCGCGGCCCACCCCGCCGAGGTCCTCGACGTCATCGAGCAGGACGGCGCCCTGGAGATCCATGCTCCGACCCGGCCGATCCGCTCGCGGGGCGACCTGATGACGGGACCGGTCGTGACGATCAGGGCGCACACGCCGATGCCCGACGTCATCGGCCTGACCCTGACGCACTTCGCGGGAGGGGCCCCGCGCGGCCCCGAGTTCGAGCTCGCCGAGTCGGCGGGGACCGACCCCCGGATCTCGTCCGACGACGAGCACGTGACCCTCACCTCGGGCGCGCTGTCGGTCCGGTTCGCGCGCACCGGCCCCTGGCAGGTCGACTTCCTCGCCGGCGGCCGCACCCTCACCGCCAGCGGCCCGAAGAGCATGGGCATCATGCGGGACGCCACCGGGGCGCACTATCTGCGCGAGCAGCTCGACCTGCGGGTCGGCACCTCCGTGTACGGCCTCGGCGAGCGCTTCGGCCCGCTGGTCAGGAACGGGCAGGTCGTCGACGTCTGGCAGTCCGACGGCGGCACCTGCAGCGAGCAGGCGTACAAGAACGTGCCGTTCTTCCTGACGGACGCGGGCTACGGCGTCTTCGTGGACCACCCGGGCAAGGTCTCCTTCGAGGTGGCCTCGGAGGTGGTGTCGAGGGCGCAGTTCAGCGCGGAGACACAGGAGTTGACGTACTACGTCATCCACGGCCCGACCCCGAAGGACATCCTGCGCAGGTACACGGCCCTGACCGGCCGCCCCGCCCTGCCGCCCGCCTGGTCCTTCGGCCTGTGGCTGTCGACGTCCTTCACGACGTCGTACGACGAGGAGACGGTGACGTCCTTCGTGGACGGCATGCGGGAGCGCGAACTCCCCCTCTCCGTCTTCCACTTCGACTGCTTCTGGATGCGCGAGTTCCACTGGTGCGACTTCCGGTGGGACCCGCGGGTGTTCCCCGACCCGGAGGGGATGCTGGCCCGGCTGAAGGCGAAGGGCCTGCGGGTGAGCGTCTGGATCAACCCCTACATCGCCCAACGCTCACCGCTGTTCGCGGAGGGCCGGGCGCTGGGTCATCTGCTGAGACGGCCGGACGGCGGCGTCTGGCAGTGGGACATGTGGCAACCCGGCATGGCCCTGGTCGACTTCACCTCCCCCGCCGCCCGCGACTGGTACGCGGCGAAGCTGGAGGCGCTGCTCGCCCAGGGCGTCGACTGCTTCAAGACCGACTTCGGCGAGCGGGTGCCGCTCGATGTGACCTGGTCCGACGGCTCCGACCCGGAGCGGATGCACAACTACTACACCTACCTCTACAACCGCACCGTCTTCGATGTGCTGCGCAAGCACCGCGGCGAGCAGGAGGCGGTGGTCTTCGGCCGCTCGGCGACGACGGGCAGTCAGAGGTTCCCGGTCCACTGGGGCGGCGACTGCGAGGCGACGTACGAGTCGATGGCGGAGTCCCTGCGGGGAGGTCTGTCGCTCGGCCTGTCGGGCTTCGGGTACTGGAGCCATGACATCGGCGGCTTCGAGGGCACCCCGTCGCCGGCGCTCTTCAAACGCTGGCTGGCCTTCGGCCTGCTGTCGTCCCACAGCCGGCTGCACGGATCGTCGTCGTACCGCGTCCCCTGGCTGATCGACGAGGAGTCGGTGGACGTGGCCCGCCACTTCACCCGGCTGAAGCTGCGCCTGATGCCCTATCTGTACGAGGCGGCCCGCACCGCCCACGCCGAGGGCGTGCCGATGATGCGGGCGATGGTCCTCGAGTTCCCGGACGACCCCGGGTGCGCGCATCTGGAGCGGCAGTACATGCTCGGCCCCGACCTGCTGGTGGCGCCCGTCTTCAGCGACGAGGGGGAGGTGACCTACTACGTCCCCGAGGGCACCTGGACCCACTATCTGACCGGACGGACGGTGACCGGCCCGCGCTGGGTGCGCGAGCGGCACGGCTTCCGCAGCGTGCCGCTGCTGGTCCGGCCGGGTGCGGTGATCCCGGTGGGAGCGGTGGCCGACCGGCCCGACTACGAGCACGCCGACGGGGTGACCCTGCGGGTGTTCGGGCTGGAGCGGGGCGAGCGGCGGGTGGTGCGGGTCGGGGAGGTGGCCTTCACGGTCGTACGCGAAGGGGACGCGCTGCGGGCCTCGTGCAGTGACCCGGCCGGGCCCTGGGGGCTGGCGGCGGGTGACCGGGAGGTGCGGGCGGCGGCCGGGACGGGGCTGCTGACATTGGAGCCGGCCTGA
- a CDS encoding cytochrome P450 — protein MTTTTTAAQAPIVTGSPLLGSMSDLLNDPLAAYLRARRDHGDVVRFRAGPPGLRSDLYAVFSAEGAQQVLATRAADFRKDNVFYEELRQSVGNGLLTSQDETYLRQRRLIQPLFTRQRVNGYASQVGTEAAALAAAWRAASEGPEAGGAVELVGEMHRFALLVIGRILFGTDVKKAFEVIERTMPPLQEYSLKRGFSPLRTPRTWPTPANRRAARLQSELFALCDAIIDSRRDRDDRDDLVTLLVHAESAEDGSLDADELREQVLIFLLAGHETTATALAFALHLLARHPEEQRRVQDEVDRVLGGPGGRAPTAADMVELPYLTMVVKEAMRLYPSAPVVGRRVVADAEIAGIRIPAGADVLVSPWVTQRHPDYWPDAERFDPTRFTPEAEAGRPRYAWFPFGGGPRACIGQHLSMLESVLGLAVLLREFTFEDAGVGEVPLGAGVTLMAKGPAWARITTR, from the coding sequence ATGACAACGACGACGACGGCCGCCCAGGCGCCGATCGTGACGGGGAGCCCGCTGCTCGGATCGATGAGCGACCTGCTGAACGACCCCCTCGCCGCATATCTGCGGGCCCGCCGCGACCACGGCGACGTGGTGCGCTTCCGGGCCGGTCCGCCGGGACTGCGGTCCGACCTCTACGCGGTGTTCTCGGCCGAGGGCGCACAGCAGGTGCTGGCGACCCGGGCCGCCGACTTCCGCAAGGACAACGTCTTCTACGAGGAACTGCGCCAGTCGGTCGGCAACGGACTGCTCACCAGCCAGGACGAGACCTACCTCCGCCAACGACGGCTGATCCAGCCGCTGTTCACCCGGCAGCGGGTCAACGGCTATGCGTCCCAGGTGGGGACGGAGGCGGCCGCGCTGGCCGCCGCGTGGCGTGCGGCCTCGGAGGGGCCCGAAGCGGGCGGGGCCGTTGAACTCGTCGGCGAGATGCACCGGTTCGCGCTTCTCGTCATCGGCCGCATCCTGTTCGGGACGGATGTGAAGAAGGCGTTCGAGGTGATCGAGCGCACCATGCCGCCGCTCCAGGAGTACTCCCTCAAGCGCGGTTTCTCCCCGCTCAGGACGCCGCGCACCTGGCCCACCCCCGCCAACCGCCGCGCCGCCCGCCTCCAGTCGGAGCTGTTCGCGCTGTGCGACGCGATCATCGACAGCCGCCGGGACCGCGACGACCGGGACGACCTGGTCACCCTCCTCGTGCACGCCGAGAGCGCCGAGGACGGCAGCCTCGACGCCGACGAACTGCGCGAGCAGGTACTGATCTTCCTGCTCGCCGGCCACGAGACCACCGCCACCGCACTCGCCTTCGCCCTGCACCTCCTCGCCCGGCACCCCGAGGAACAGCGCCGCGTCCAGGACGAGGTGGACCGGGTGCTCGGCGGGCCCGGCGGGCGGGCGCCCACGGCCGCGGACATGGTGGAGCTGCCGTATCTGACGATGGTGGTCAAGGAGGCGATGCGGCTGTATCCGTCCGCGCCCGTGGTCGGCCGCCGTGTCGTCGCTGACGCGGAGATAGCGGGGATACGGATACCTGCCGGCGCCGATGTCCTCGTCAGCCCCTGGGTCACTCAGCGTCACCCCGACTACTGGCCGGATGCGGAGCGCTTCGACCCCACGCGCTTCACGCCGGAGGCGGAGGCGGGGCGGCCGCGGTACGCGTGGTTTCCCTTCGGGGGCGGGCCGCGGGCCTGCATAGGGCAGCATCTGTCCATGCTGGAGTCGGTGCTCGGGCTGGCGGTGCTGCTGCGGGAGTTCACGTTCGAGGACGCGGGGGTGGGGGAGGTGCCGCTGGGGGCGGGGGTGACGCTGATGGCGAAGGGGCCGGCGTGGGCCCGGATCACGACCCGCTAG
- a CDS encoding MFS transporter — MPQQPTKRPPLLTVTADTLIAVDLGPRRRHRPPGPYRRLFARPGTRAFSLANLIARLPMGMFSVSAIVMIAGTRGSYALAGAVTATGLAATALVAPWTARLVDRYGQARVAVPATLFAALGSLALLLCVRYDAPAWTLFAAYAATATTPNTGGMSRARWAHLLDGDADSLHTANSFEQAADELCFMLGPVLAAFLCGTFFPEAGTLVGVVLLVTGVLAFAAQRSTEPPPRGRTADTAAPAPLRAPGTLPLLAVCLAMGAVFGSTEVVTLAFADATGHRTAAGAVLALQAAGSCAAGLLYGRIGFTGRAEDRYPWCIAAMTALLTLPLLAATLTGSLALLAAALLIAGMATAPTMITNMTLVQRRTPEGRLNEGMTLAVTALLGGIAGGSAVGGWVVEHVTSAAGFGVPVTAAAAALLISLAAAPRQGRGAESMSSGS, encoded by the coding sequence ATGCCGCAACAGCCCACCAAGCGACCTCCCCTGCTCACCGTCACCGCCGACACCCTCATCGCCGTCGACCTCGGCCCCCGGCGGCGGCACCGCCCGCCCGGCCCGTACCGCCGGCTCTTCGCCCGCCCCGGCACCCGGGCCTTCAGCCTCGCGAACCTGATCGCCCGCCTGCCGATGGGCATGTTCAGCGTGAGCGCGATCGTGATGATCGCCGGCACCCGGGGGTCGTACGCCCTCGCCGGCGCCGTCACCGCGACCGGCCTCGCGGCGACCGCGCTGGTCGCCCCCTGGACCGCACGGCTCGTCGACCGGTACGGCCAGGCCCGCGTCGCCGTACCCGCCACGCTCTTCGCGGCACTGGGCAGCCTCGCGCTGCTGCTGTGCGTGCGCTACGACGCCCCGGCCTGGACCCTGTTCGCCGCGTACGCCGCCACCGCGACCACCCCCAACACCGGCGGCATGTCCCGCGCCCGCTGGGCTCATCTGCTCGACGGCGACGCCGATTCCCTGCACACCGCCAACTCCTTCGAGCAGGCCGCCGACGAACTGTGCTTCATGCTGGGCCCGGTGCTCGCGGCCTTCCTGTGCGGGACGTTCTTCCCGGAGGCGGGCACGCTGGTCGGGGTGGTCCTGCTGGTGACGGGCGTACTGGCCTTCGCGGCCCAGCGGTCGACGGAGCCACCGCCCCGGGGCCGTACGGCCGACACGGCCGCACCGGCACCGCTGCGCGCCCCCGGCACCCTCCCGCTGCTCGCCGTCTGCCTCGCCATGGGTGCCGTGTTCGGGTCCACGGAGGTCGTCACGCTCGCGTTCGCCGACGCGACGGGGCACCGTACGGCGGCCGGTGCGGTGCTCGCGCTCCAGGCGGCCGGGTCCTGTGCGGCGGGCCTGCTGTACGGCCGGATCGGGTTCACCGGCCGGGCCGAGGACCGCTACCCCTGGTGCATCGCCGCGATGACCGCGCTGCTGACGCTGCCCCTGCTCGCCGCGACCCTCACCGGTTCGCTCGCACTGCTGGCCGCCGCCCTGCTGATCGCCGGGATGGCCACCGCCCCGACCATGATCACCAATATGACCCTGGTCCAGCGGCGCACCCCGGAGGGCCGCCTCAACGAGGGCATGACCCTCGCGGTGACGGCGTTGCTGGGGGGCATCGCGGGCGGCAGCGCGGTGGGAGGGTGGGTGGTGGAGCACGTCACGTCGGCGGCCGGTTTCGGAGTACCGGTCACGGCAGCGGCGGCGGCGCTGCTCATCTCCCTCGCAGCAGCGCCCCGTCAGGGTCGCGGGGCTGAGTCAATGTCTAGCGGGTCGTGA
- a CDS encoding dihydrofolate reductase family protein — MTATYTFDVFTSLDGYGAAGGDWTGYWGKQGPELLDRRLALYGAEQRMVFGANTFRAFQRMLASSTEESDVRDPWVTRMRNLPTTVVSTTLQGPLEWPDATVVSGDAVDVVARLKEESGVPLRSHGCLSMNRALMAAGLVDLVQVTLFPVITGRTGLDPVFRGAPDFDLELLESRTLDGRIQELIYRPTLH; from the coding sequence ATGACCGCCACCTACACCTTCGACGTCTTCACCAGCCTCGACGGCTACGGCGCCGCCGGCGGCGACTGGACCGGCTACTGGGGCAAGCAGGGCCCCGAACTGCTCGACCGGCGCCTCGCGCTGTACGGCGCGGAGCAGCGCATGGTCTTCGGGGCCAACACGTTCCGGGCGTTCCAGCGGATGCTGGCCTCGAGCACCGAGGAGTCCGACGTGCGTGACCCATGGGTCACCCGGATGAGGAACCTGCCGACAACGGTGGTGTCGACGACGCTTCAGGGCCCTCTGGAGTGGCCGGACGCGACGGTCGTGAGCGGTGACGCCGTCGACGTCGTCGCCCGGCTCAAGGAGGAGTCCGGGGTGCCGTTGCGCTCGCACGGCTGCCTGTCGATGAACCGGGCGCTGATGGCCGCTGGCCTGGTCGACCTCGTGCAGGTGACGCTCTTCCCCGTCATCACCGGTCGGACCGGGCTGGACCCGGTCTTCCGTGGCGCGCCCGACTTCGATCTGGAGCTGCTCGAGAGCCGGACTCTCGACGGTCGTATCCAGGAGCTCATCTACCGGCCCACCCTCCACTGA
- a CDS encoding LysR family transcriptional regulator — protein MPDRHLDPRLLRSFLAVAEELHFTRAAARLYVAQQALSRDVRRLEGELGAELFIRTTRQVTLTPDGERLVPYVRRALQAQDDLLAAFGQARALLVDLNSPGLATPRRVLRRARELAPEHELMARYESGLTGAAADLVAGRLDASFGRFAGLDPALRAGLDHQPVRFEPMAILLPEDHPLAERQRVPLAALAGETVYAGAGNPRTPEWTDLAHRLFEGRGIEVDAPAPLAVGDEEFQRIMAKTRTPVLVVIDFPAMPRTVVRPLIDPVPLSPVSLVWRKGLVHPAFDALRRAAAELAAEEGWLCRPPDGWIPAIDSATMSPRN, from the coding sequence ATGCCGGACCGCCACCTCGACCCCAGACTCCTGCGCTCCTTCCTCGCCGTCGCGGAGGAACTGCACTTCACGCGCGCCGCGGCCCGGCTGTACGTCGCCCAGCAGGCGCTCAGCCGGGACGTACGGCGGCTGGAGGGGGAGTTGGGCGCCGAACTGTTCATACGGACGACCCGGCAGGTCACCCTCACGCCCGACGGTGAGCGGCTGGTGCCGTACGTCCGCCGGGCCCTCCAGGCGCAGGACGACCTGCTCGCCGCGTTCGGTCAGGCCCGCGCCCTGCTGGTGGACCTCAACTCCCCGGGTCTGGCGACCCCGCGCCGGGTGCTGCGGCGGGCCCGTGAACTCGCCCCCGAGCACGAGCTGATGGCCCGCTACGAGAGCGGTCTGACGGGTGCGGCCGCCGACCTGGTCGCGGGACGGCTGGACGCGTCCTTCGGCCGGTTCGCGGGGCTGGACCCGGCGCTGCGGGCGGGCCTCGACCATCAGCCGGTGCGTTTCGAGCCAATGGCCATCCTGCTGCCCGAGGACCATCCGCTGGCCGAAAGGCAGCGGGTGCCGCTGGCCGCGCTGGCCGGCGAGACCGTCTACGCCGGAGCCGGAAACCCCCGTACACCGGAGTGGACCGACCTCGCGCACCGGTTGTTCGAGGGACGGGGCATCGAGGTCGACGCGCCCGCTCCGCTCGCCGTGGGTGACGAGGAGTTCCAGCGGATCATGGCCAAGACACGCACTCCGGTCCTCGTCGTCATCGACTTTCCGGCCATGCCCCGGACCGTGGTGCGCCCCTTGATCGATCCCGTGCCCCTGTCGCCCGTGTCGCTGGTGTGGAGAAAGGGGCTGGTGCACCCCGCATTCGACGCCCTTCGACGGGCTGCGGCCGAGCTGGCGGCCGAGGAGGGGTGGCTGTGCAGACCCCCGGACGGTTGGATTCCGGCCATTGATTCGGCCACCATGAGTCCGCGCAATTGA
- a CDS encoding bifunctional polysaccharide deacetylase/glycosyltransferase family 2 protein — translation MASRTRRHGPATGAPDGSRRRRVPMRLLLPSLLLVALMAMLMLRGYVHSEILADYRVRPAAANDKVPQEILKGGPVIDTRSGRAGTLRVPDTSVVLTFDDGPDPEWTPKVLDALKRNDAHAVFFITGTMASRYPDLVKRMVDEGHEIGLHTFNHPDLSYQSKKRIDWELSQNQLALAGSVGIRSSLFRPPYSSKSENMDNNSWPVTEYIGRRGYITIVNDTDSEDWRKPGVEQIIRNSTPKPGKGAIVLMHDSGGDRHQTVQALDTLIPQLQRQGYEFQNLTEALNAPSAHTPVTGLDLWKGKAWIFLVDASDNITAVLVVGLAAIGFLVFGRFGLMLLLSGVHTRRTRRRGFTWGPNAPVTEPVSVLVPAYNEAKCIENTVRSLMRSEHPVEVIVIDDGSSDGTARLVEGLGLPNVRVVRQLNAGKPAALNRGLANARHDLIVMMDGDTVFEPSTVRELVQPFADPRVGAVAGNAKVGNKDTLIGAWQHIEYVMGFNLDRRMYDVLQCMPTIPGAVGAFRRSALERVGGMSDDTLAEDTDITMAIHRDGWRVVYAEKARAWTEAPESVQQLWSQRYRWSYGTMQAIWKHRRALVDRGPSGRFGRVGLPLVSLFMVLAPLLAPLIDVFLIYGLVFGPTEKTILAWFGVLAIQAACAAYAFILDREPLTPLISLPLQQILYRQLMYVVLLQSWITALTGGRLRWQKLRRKGGVSAPPTVPTQRRPVMDERPVR, via the coding sequence ATGGCATCCCGCACCCGCCGTCACGGGCCCGCGACCGGAGCCCCCGACGGCTCCCGGCGCCGCCGTGTGCCCATGCGCCTGTTGTTGCCCTCGCTCCTCCTCGTCGCGTTGATGGCGATGCTGATGCTGCGGGGGTACGTCCACAGCGAGATCCTGGCCGACTACCGCGTGCGGCCCGCAGCGGCCAACGACAAGGTGCCGCAGGAGATCCTCAAGGGCGGCCCGGTCATCGACACCCGCAGCGGCCGCGCCGGCACGCTCCGGGTGCCGGACACCAGTGTCGTCCTCACCTTCGACGACGGGCCCGACCCCGAGTGGACGCCGAAGGTGCTCGACGCCCTGAAGCGCAACGACGCGCACGCCGTCTTCTTCATCACCGGCACGATGGCCTCCCGCTACCCGGACCTCGTCAAGCGCATGGTGGACGAGGGCCACGAGATCGGTCTGCACACCTTCAACCACCCGGACCTCTCCTACCAGTCCAAGAAGCGCATCGACTGGGAGCTCTCCCAGAACCAGCTCGCGCTCGCGGGCTCCGTGGGCATCCGCAGCTCCCTGTTCCGGCCGCCGTACTCGTCCAAGTCCGAGAACATGGACAACAACTCCTGGCCGGTGACCGAGTACATCGGCAGACGCGGCTACATCACCATCGTCAACGACACCGACAGCGAGGACTGGCGCAAGCCGGGCGTCGAGCAGATCATCCGCAACTCCACCCCCAAGCCCGGCAAGGGCGCGATCGTCCTGATGCACGACTCCGGCGGCGACCGGCACCAGACGGTTCAGGCCCTGGACACCCTGATCCCCCAACTCCAGCGGCAGGGCTACGAGTTCCAGAACCTCACCGAGGCGCTGAACGCCCCGAGCGCGCACACCCCGGTCACCGGCCTCGACCTGTGGAAGGGCAAGGCCTGGATCTTCCTGGTCGACGCCTCCGACAACATCACCGCGGTGCTGGTCGTCGGCCTCGCGGCCATCGGCTTCCTCGTCTTCGGCCGCTTCGGACTGATGCTGCTGCTGTCCGGCGTCCACACCCGCCGCACCCGCCGCCGGGGCTTCACCTGGGGCCCGAACGCGCCGGTCACCGAACCGGTGTCGGTGCTGGTCCCGGCGTACAACGAGGCCAAGTGCATCGAGAACACCGTGCGGTCCCTGATGCGCAGCGAACACCCCGTCGAGGTCATCGTCATCGACGACGGCTCCAGCGACGGCACGGCCCGTCTCGTGGAGGGCCTGGGGCTGCCGAACGTACGGGTGGTCCGACAGCTCAACGCGGGCAAGCCGGCGGCGTTGAACCGCGGACTGGCCAACGCCCGGCACGACCTGATCGTGATGATGGACGGCGACACGGTCTTCGAGCCGTCCACGGTCCGCGAACTCGTCCAGCCCTTCGCCGATCCGCGCGTCGGCGCGGTCGCGGGCAACGCCAAGGTCGGCAACAAGGACACCCTCATCGGCGCCTGGCAGCACATCGAGTACGTGATGGGCTTCAACCTGGACCGCCGTATGTACGACGTCCTCCAGTGCATGCCGACCATCCCGGGCGCGGTCGGCGCGTTCCGCCGCTCGGCGCTGGAACGGGTCGGCGGCATGAGCGACGACACGCTCGCCGAGGACACCGACATCACGATGGCGATCCACCGCGACGGCTGGCGCGTGGTGTACGCCGAGAAGGCCCGGGCCTGGACCGAGGCACCCGAATCCGTCCAGCAGCTCTGGTCGCAGCGCTACCGCTGGTCGTACGGCACCATGCAGGCGATCTGGAAGCACCGTCGCGCCCTGGTGGACCGGGGCCCGTCGGGCCGCTTCGGCAGGGTCGGCCTGCCTCTGGTGTCCCTCTTCATGGTCCTCGCCCCGCTCCTGGCCCCGCTGATTGACGTCTTCCTCATCTACGGACTGGTCTTCGGCCCCACGGAGAAGACGATCCTGGCCTGGTTCGGCGTCCTCGCCATCCAGGCGGCCTGCGCGGCCTACGCCTTCATCCTGGACCGCGAGCCACTGACCCCGCTGATCTCGCTCCCGCTCCAGCAGATCCTCTACCGCCAGCTCATGTACGTCGTCCTGCTCCAGTCCTGGATCACGGCCCTCACCGGCGGCCGCCTGCGCTGGCAGAAGCTGCGGCGCAAGGGCGGGGTGTCCGCCCCGCCGACCGTACCGACGCAGCGGCGGCCGGTCATGGACGAGAGGCCGGTCCGATGA